From the Paenibacillus sp. FSL H8-0548 genome, one window contains:
- the ptsP gene encoding phosphoenolpyruvate--protein phosphotransferase: MIQGIGASAGIAIGRSFVLPNWEWELPEQKIDVADFAREFERVYEGIRTSKSEIEQIKDDLRDVVGSEETHIFDAHIAILDDPVFMNEIQGIIQRQYKAAEVAVKEAIDHFVTMFDLLDDEYMKERALDIKDVGNRLLKHLLGAPEITLPSDTQPFILIAKELSPSQLAHINPQHVLGIVTLVGSTTSHSAIMARALGVPLVVGVETKLEEPIQTGQTIIIDGSDGSIFIDPIQPIIDSYTALHSYQTEEKKKLHGIVGHRSVTPDGKKLELAANISSFKELEIALSSGAHSVGLFRTEFLYMDRNRFPKEEEQFEIYRSVAERLAGEPLVIRTLDVGGDKQLDYFELPEEDNPFLGYRAIRISLDRQDLFKTQLRAILRASHYGQVKLMYPLISSVDEVRAANAILNEAKRELEEAGHPYDKGMKTGIMIEVPAAVMIADLLVDEVDFFSIGTNDLVQFTLAVDRMNEEISHLYEPYHPALIRMLRMTVEAAKRGGITVGVCGELAGDIRALPIWLSLDVDELSMSSHSILQVKERLLCTTQEESKEVFQQLDSCRTSTEILEKLNGFIERINKKTANG; the protein is encoded by the coding sequence ATGATTCAAGGAATAGGGGCGTCAGCAGGCATAGCGATTGGGAGATCGTTTGTGCTTCCGAATTGGGAATGGGAGCTGCCAGAGCAAAAGATCGATGTCGCTGATTTTGCTCGCGAGTTCGAACGTGTCTACGAAGGCATTCGTACCTCTAAGTCGGAGATTGAGCAGATTAAGGATGATCTGCGAGATGTTGTCGGGTCGGAGGAAACGCACATATTCGATGCTCATATCGCCATTTTGGACGATCCTGTCTTCATGAATGAAATACAAGGCATTATTCAACGCCAATATAAAGCGGCTGAAGTAGCTGTCAAAGAAGCGATTGATCATTTTGTGACCATGTTTGATCTGCTCGATGATGAATATATGAAGGAACGTGCCCTGGATATAAAGGACGTTGGAAATCGCTTGCTGAAGCATCTGCTTGGCGCGCCTGAAATTACGCTGCCGTCAGATACGCAGCCTTTTATTCTAATCGCTAAGGAGCTCTCTCCTTCTCAGCTGGCTCACATCAATCCACAGCATGTTCTTGGCATTGTGACCCTTGTAGGCAGTACGACCTCACATTCGGCAATTATGGCCCGTGCGCTTGGCGTGCCTCTCGTTGTAGGGGTTGAGACTAAGCTGGAGGAGCCTATACAAACCGGACAAACCATTATTATTGATGGCAGTGATGGCTCAATCTTTATCGACCCGATACAGCCAATTATCGACTCCTACACAGCGCTTCACAGTTATCAGACAGAAGAGAAAAAAAAGCTGCATGGCATTGTAGGCCACCGTTCTGTAACTCCAGATGGAAAGAAGCTGGAGCTTGCTGCTAATATCAGCTCCTTCAAGGAGCTTGAAATTGCTTTATCGAGCGGAGCACACAGCGTTGGATTGTTCCGTACTGAATTTCTATATATGGATCGCAATCGGTTTCCAAAGGAAGAGGAGCAATTCGAGATTTATCGCAGCGTTGCAGAGCGGTTAGCCGGAGAGCCGCTTGTTATTCGAACGCTTGATGTTGGAGGCGATAAGCAGCTGGATTATTTTGAATTGCCGGAAGAAGATAATCCGTTTCTTGGTTACAGAGCGATTCGTATTTCACTAGACCGTCAGGATCTATTCAAAACACAACTGCGCGCTATATTGCGTGCAAGCCATTATGGACAAGTGAAATTGATGTATCCGCTCATCTCATCGGTAGACGAGGTTCGTGCAGCAAATGCGATTTTAAACGAAGCGAAGCGTGAGCTGGAGGAAGCGGGTCATCCTTATGACAAAGGAATGAAAACCGGTATTATGATTGAGGTACCTGCAGCCGTTATGATTGCGGATCTGCTCGTGGATGAGGTCGACTTTTTCAGCATTGGAACCAATGATTTGGTGCAGTTCACGTTAGCGGTCGATCGCATGAACGAGGAAATTTCTCATTTGTACGAGCCCTATCATCCTGCACTGATACGGATGCTGCGAATGACGGTTGAAGCAGCAAAGCGCGGAGGCATTACAGTAGGAGTATGCGGTGAGCTGGCAGGAGATATTAGAGCATTGCCGATTTGGCTAAGCTTGGATGTAGATGAGCTAAGCATGTCCTCTCATTCGATTTTACAGGTTAAGGAAAGGCTGCTTTGTACAACTCAGGAAGAAAGCAAAGAGGTTTTTCAACAATTGGATAGTTGTCGTACGAGTACGGAGATTTTGGAGAAGCTCAATGGTTTTATTGAGCGAATTAATAAAAAAACAGCGAATGGTTAA
- a CDS encoding type 1 glutamine amidotransferase domain-containing protein, with protein sequence MTLQNKTVICLLDDEFEDLELWYPVYRAREAGATVLYAGPEKGKKHIGKYGVPAVADLSFDEVNSEDIIGLLVPGGWAPDKLRRYPKVLQLVQELNAADKPIGQICHAGWVLISAKILEGRKVTSTPGIRDDMENAGATWYDEAVVVDGNLISARRPPDLPPYAKAFVDALIQRMV encoded by the coding sequence ATGACCTTACAAAACAAAACCGTCATCTGTTTGCTAGATGATGAATTTGAAGATTTAGAGCTCTGGTATCCGGTATATCGTGCCCGAGAAGCAGGGGCAACTGTCCTTTATGCAGGTCCCGAAAAAGGCAAAAAGCATATCGGAAAATACGGTGTCCCTGCCGTTGCCGACCTATCGTTCGACGAAGTAAACAGTGAAGACATTATCGGTTTATTGGTTCCGGGCGGCTGGGCACCGGACAAGCTGCGCCGTTATCCTAAGGTTTTGCAGCTGGTTCAAGAGCTGAATGCTGCGGATAAGCCGATCGGACAAATCTGTCATGCAGGATGGGTGCTGATCTCTGCCAAAATTTTAGAAGGACGCAAAGTAACCTCAACCCCTGGAATTCGTGACGACATGGAAAATGCAGGAGCTACATGGTACGACGAAGCGGTTGTTGTCGACGGCAACCTCATCTCCGCTCGCCGCCCGCCTGATCTGCCGCCTTATGCTAAAGCTTTTGTAGATGCATTAATACAGCGAATGGTTTAA
- a CDS encoding VanZ family protein: MKQTDPARTIFSFPRILRFLPAVAWMTVIFVLSARTSDEINTLLPFFQKFLPFVNDFNWGHFLAYFILALTLDYGIGKKGDRFWIKVAIVLICGLYGITDEYHQSFVGGRMPDIMDIRNDIIGAALWTAVAAIAPIRKVWRKIAP, encoded by the coding sequence ATGAAGCAAACAGATCCTGCAAGAACTATTTTTTCATTCCCTAGAATTTTGCGTTTTTTGCCTGCCGTCGCTTGGATGACTGTTATTTTTGTACTATCTGCAAGAACGAGTGATGAGATTAATACGCTGCTGCCCTTCTTTCAAAAATTCCTTCCTTTTGTGAATGATTTCAATTGGGGTCATTTTCTCGCTTATTTCATATTAGCTTTAACACTTGATTACGGTATAGGCAAAAAGGGTGATCGTTTCTGGATTAAAGTTGCTATCGTACTCATTTGTGGACTATATGGAATTACCGATGAATACCATCAATCTTTTGTAGGTGGACGTATGCCTGACATCATGGATATACGCAATGATATTATTGGTGCAGCGCTATGGACAGCGGTTGCAGCCATTGCTCCTATCCGAAAAGTATGGAGAAAAATAGCTCCTTAG
- a CDS encoding stalk domain-containing protein: MELSDDLFLAACRAVIVAFFLSIFGFSVEIDKSNDIILKKDKTVIKIIHSNNKIHIDGKLTEVKALKVDGSYYIPIRSAVKWANGKIISIDNKSLYISTK; this comes from the coding sequence TTGGAATTAAGCGACGATCTTTTCTTGGCAGCATGCCGGGCAGTGATCGTCGCTTTCTTTTTAAGCATATTTGGTTTTAGTGTTGAGATCGATAAATCAAATGATATTATTTTAAAAAAAGATAAGACGGTTATTAAAATTATTCACTCGAACAATAAAATACACATCGATGGGAAGCTTACGGAGGTCAAAGCACTAAAAGTTGATGGTTCCTATTACATTCCGATACGTTCTGCGGTGAAATGGGCAAATGGAAAAATAATATCGATTGATAATAAAAGCCTGTATATTTCAACCAAATAA
- the ccpA gene encoding catabolite control protein A, with amino-acid sequence MTVTIYDVAREAGVSMATVSRVVNNNPNVKPATRKKVYEAIERLGYRPNAVARGLASKKTTTVGVVIPDISNAIFAEVARGIEDIANMYHYNIILCNADKKKDKEIRVINTLLEKQVDGLLFMGGAVTDEHMQAFKSANVPIVLCATTDESGQIPSVDINHEDAAFDAVGKLLSQGHKRIAMISGTLQDPSNGFARFQGYKRALENAGITYDESLVRIGNYRYESGAEAMKYFINLDERPTAVFSATDEMAIGAIHSIQDSGLKVPEDISVISVDNSRMASMVRPLLTTVAQPMYDIGAVSMRLLTKLMKKENVEESKVVLPHEIIERQSVGGV; translated from the coding sequence GTGACGGTAACTATTTATGATGTAGCAAGAGAAGCGGGAGTGTCGATGGCTACGGTTTCCCGGGTTGTTAATAACAATCCTAATGTGAAACCAGCAACGCGGAAGAAAGTATACGAAGCAATAGAGAGACTCGGGTATCGTCCGAATGCCGTAGCAAGAGGCTTGGCAAGCAAGAAAACGACTACAGTAGGTGTAGTTATTCCTGACATTTCAAATGCTATTTTTGCAGAAGTAGCTCGCGGAATTGAAGATATTGCGAATATGTATCATTATAATATTATTTTGTGTAACGCAGATAAGAAAAAAGACAAGGAAATTCGCGTTATTAACACACTTTTGGAGAAACAAGTTGACGGACTGCTGTTTATGGGTGGAGCTGTGACCGATGAACATATGCAAGCTTTTAAATCGGCCAATGTTCCAATCGTATTATGTGCGACAACGGATGAGAGTGGACAAATTCCATCTGTCGACATTAATCATGAGGATGCGGCATTTGATGCAGTTGGGAAGCTGCTATCGCAAGGACATAAACGAATTGCGATGATTAGTGGAACGCTGCAAGACCCATCTAACGGTTTTGCTCGGTTCCAAGGCTACAAACGAGCACTTGAGAATGCAGGCATCACTTACGATGAGTCATTAGTGCGTATCGGCAACTATCGATATGAATCTGGTGCTGAGGCTATGAAATATTTTATCAATTTGGACGAGCGTCCGACTGCTGTATTTTCTGCAACGGATGAGATGGCTATTGGTGCAATCCATAGCATTCAGGATTCCGGTTTAAAGGTTCCTGAAGATATCTCCGTTATTAGTGTTGATAACAGCCGGATGGCATCGATGGTTCGTCCGCTGCTTACTACGGTTGCACAGCCTATGTATGACATCGGTGCTGTATCGATGCGTTTGTTGACTAAGCTCATGAAGAAAGAAAATGTTGAAGAATCCAAAGTAGTGCTGCCGCATGAAATTATCGAGCGACAATCGGTTGGAGGAGTATAA
- a CDS encoding 5'-methylthioadenosine/adenosylhomocysteine nucleosidase: protein MSFNKIGIIGAMAEEIELLHEHVTVASQTTKAGITYYEGTLHGKTVIYCKSGVGKVNSAVCTQILIDLGADCVLFTGVAGAVDPSLNIGDIVVSSSCVQHDMDCSPLGYARGTIPFHPKSEFVADERLVDLASSACNRLFSGHSLEGKILSGDQFIASRDTVKFLHETLQGACAEMEGASVAHVCDMNDTPFVIIRSMSDKADGSAHVNFAEFTVTASNHSYQIIDDMVQHI from the coding sequence ATGTCTTTTAACAAAATCGGTATTATAGGCGCTATGGCAGAGGAAATAGAATTACTGCATGAGCATGTAACTGTAGCCTCTCAGACAACGAAGGCAGGCATTACCTACTACGAGGGAACGCTTCATGGCAAGACAGTCATCTATTGCAAATCAGGTGTAGGTAAGGTCAATTCGGCTGTCTGTACACAAATTTTGATTGATCTTGGAGCAGATTGTGTTCTTTTCACAGGCGTAGCGGGAGCCGTTGATCCTAGCTTGAACATCGGCGACATCGTCGTTTCATCAAGCTGCGTTCAGCATGATATGGATTGCTCGCCGCTGGGCTACGCACGGGGGACGATACCATTTCATCCTAAATCTGAATTTGTAGCTGACGAGCGCTTAGTAGATCTCGCCTCATCAGCTTGCAACCGACTTTTCTCGGGACACAGTCTCGAAGGAAAGATTCTCTCAGGAGATCAATTTATTGCCAGCCGTGATACGGTGAAGTTTCTTCATGAGACGCTGCAAGGTGCATGTGCGGAAATGGAAGGTGCTTCAGTCGCTCACGTATGTGATATGAATGATACACCGTTTGTTATTATTCGTTCCATGTCGGACAAGGCGGATGGATCAGCACATGTGAACTTCGCTGAGTTTACTGTAACTGCTTCTAATCATTCTTATCAGATTATTGACGATATGGTTCAACATATTTAA
- a CDS encoding nucleoside 2-deoxyribosyltransferase, with protein MKFYIASSLKNIENVRQVAEKLKARGFQQTYDWTTHSNIDSLSKLRKIGQEEVTGVLDADVVIVMIPAGKGSHVELGIALGAGKKIYLYSSTNELNEIGNTCTFYHVEAVQQSIGLLDDLINWVCLDYQHH; from the coding sequence ATGAAATTTTACATAGCTTCTAGTCTTAAAAATATAGAAAATGTAAGGCAAGTTGCAGAAAAATTGAAAGCACGTGGTTTTCAACAAACATACGACTGGACAACACATTCGAACATAGACAGCTTATCAAAACTCCGTAAAATTGGCCAAGAAGAAGTAACAGGGGTTTTGGATGCAGATGTTGTCATTGTCATGATCCCAGCGGGGAAAGGTAGTCATGTTGAGTTAGGAATTGCTCTGGGGGCCGGTAAGAAAATTTATTTATACTCCTCAACCAATGAACTGAATGAAATCGGAAACACTTGTACATTTTATCATGTGGAAGCAGTTCAACAGAGTATTGGCTTATTAGATGATTTGATAAATTGGGTCTGTCTTGATTACCAGCATCATTAA
- a CDS encoding VOC family protein, producing MKLGAFSVSLSVKDIYQSKLFYENLGFQIFGGDISQNWLIMKNESCIIGLFQGMFEKNILTFNPGWNENAENLNSFTDIRDIQKQLKAKGIKILTEADETSEGPASFTIEDPDGNSILIDQHR from the coding sequence ATGAAACTAGGCGCATTCTCTGTAAGTTTAAGTGTAAAGGACATTTACCAATCAAAATTATTTTACGAAAATCTAGGATTTCAAATCTTCGGAGGCGATATTAGCCAAAATTGGCTCATTATGAAGAATGAAAGCTGTATAATTGGTCTATTCCAAGGGATGTTCGAAAAGAATATTCTGACCTTTAATCCAGGATGGAATGAAAATGCCGAAAATCTTAATTCGTTTACGGACATTCGGGATATTCAAAAACAGCTTAAAGCAAAAGGAATTAAAATACTGACTGAGGCAGATGAAACAAGCGAAGGCCCTGCAAGTTTTACCATTGAAGATCCGGATGGTAATTCCATTCTTATAGATCAACACAGATGA
- a CDS encoding DUF1871 family protein, whose amino-acid sequence MKISTKLLTEVINNWDPIGLLAGGAPQNEYDIEISQIVQKSITCTNEIELAKLIYRVFNDMMGVKLDHLSCLNQAFTVTERNNNT is encoded by the coding sequence GTGAAAATAAGTACTAAGCTTTTAACTGAAGTGATTAATAATTGGGATCCTATCGGTCTGTTAGCTGGAGGTGCTCCACAGAATGAGTATGATATTGAGATCAGTCAGATTGTGCAAAAGTCTATAACATGTACAAATGAAATAGAATTAGCAAAACTTATATATAGAGTGTTCAATGATATGATGGGTGTGAAGCTAGATCATCTAAGCTGCTTAAATCAGGCATTTACAGTAACTGAACGTAATAACAATACATGA
- a CDS encoding acetoin utilization protein AcuC, which yields MTSDAIFINHTDSSGYKFGEEHPFDPLRITLTIDLLKEVKALTEEHIEAPAAYTEAELLSLVHRTDYLSAVKQLSEDEHFADRSLLAQQFGLHTEDTPYFPGMHKAAMTIVSGSVAAADAVMSGRVNHAYHIAGGLHHAFPDRASGFCIYNDAAVAIKHIRQTYGAKVLYIDTDVHHGDGVQWVFYDDPDVCTYSIHETGKFLFPGTGFVHEKGVDHGFGACFNMPLEPYTEDDSWLESFNVTLRKVIKAFQPDVIISQHGCDAHAYDPLSHIHCSMRIYAEIPAILHELAHEYTKGRWIALGGGGYDIFRVVPRAWSLVWLTMIDHPITKAIANNEEALLPECWLNRWSQMSPHTLPTKWLDDPADIEPMPRRAEISDKNKVMQKIVIQDIE from the coding sequence ATGACTTCAGATGCTATTTTCATAAATCACACCGATTCTAGCGGGTATAAATTTGGTGAAGAGCACCCTTTTGACCCCCTCCGCATAACGCTGACGATCGATTTGCTTAAGGAAGTCAAAGCATTGACCGAGGAGCATATCGAAGCTCCAGCAGCTTATACGGAAGCGGAACTGCTCTCACTCGTGCACCGAACCGATTATTTGTCGGCAGTTAAGCAGTTAAGTGAAGATGAGCATTTCGCTGATCGCAGCTTGCTCGCGCAGCAGTTTGGCCTTCATACTGAGGACACCCCGTACTTTCCAGGCATGCATAAGGCCGCTATGACCATCGTCAGCGGCTCTGTAGCGGCAGCTGACGCTGTCATGTCGGGCCGGGTCAACCATGCTTACCATATTGCCGGCGGACTCCATCACGCCTTCCCTGACCGCGCCTCCGGCTTTTGCATATATAATGATGCAGCAGTGGCGATCAAGCATATACGTCAAACCTATGGGGCAAAGGTACTTTATATTGATACCGATGTTCATCATGGGGATGGCGTTCAATGGGTATTTTATGACGATCCTGACGTATGCACTTATTCGATTCATGAAACTGGGAAATTTTTGTTTCCAGGTACCGGCTTCGTTCATGAGAAAGGAGTGGACCATGGCTTTGGTGCTTGCTTCAACATGCCCCTTGAGCCTTATACCGAGGATGACTCCTGGCTTGAGAGCTTCAATGTCACGCTGCGCAAAGTCATCAAAGCTTTTCAGCCCGATGTCATCATTAGCCAACACGGCTGTGATGCGCACGCTTATGATCCTCTCTCACACATTCATTGCAGCATGAGAATCTACGCTGAAATCCCTGCTATCCTTCATGAGCTAGCTCATGAGTATACGAAGGGGCGGTGGATCGCGCTCGGCGGAGGAGGATACGATATTTTTAGAGTGGTGCCTAGAGCTTGGTCCTTGGTCTGGCTTACGATGATCGACCACCCCATTACCAAAGCAATCGCTAACAATGAAGAGGCTTTACTTCCTGAGTGCTGGCTCAATCGCTGGTCACAAATGAGCCCGCATACGCTTCCGACAAAATGGTTGGATGATCCAGCAGATATTGAGCCTATGCCCCGCCGCGCCGAGATAAGTGACAAAAATAAAGTAATGCAAAAAATCGTTATTCAAGATATTGAATGA
- a CDS encoding GNAT family N-acetyltransferase, with protein sequence MEHRKRLQREQLSLGESRELILEGPVAPNRLAEMSMHKALDAFRRPLEQHIALVEIAGLDEGRIILAREGNVIVGYVTFHYADELERWSDGGMTDLIELGAIEVADDYRGCGLGKRMIELAFAEEQLENMIVFTTEYYWHWDLEGTKLNVWEYRKMMERLMQAVGMVWFATDDPEICSHPANCLMVKIGKEVPLSSVEHFDRVRFRQRFMY encoded by the coding sequence TTGGAACACCGAAAGCGCTTGCAGAGAGAGCAGCTTTCTCTTGGCGAAAGCCGTGAGCTTATCTTGGAAGGACCTGTAGCACCCAATCGACTAGCCGAAATGTCAATGCACAAAGCATTAGATGCTTTCCGCAGACCGCTAGAGCAGCATATAGCGCTAGTTGAAATTGCCGGCCTTGATGAAGGAAGAATTATTTTGGCGCGTGAAGGCAATGTCATTGTCGGTTATGTCACCTTCCACTATGCCGATGAGCTTGAGCGCTGGTCAGACGGCGGCATGACAGATCTTATCGAGCTCGGTGCGATTGAAGTAGCTGATGATTATCGCGGCTGCGGACTTGGGAAACGAATGATAGAGCTTGCTTTCGCAGAGGAGCAATTAGAAAATATGATCGTTTTTACGACTGAATATTATTGGCATTGGGATTTGGAAGGAACTAAGCTTAATGTGTGGGAGTATCGCAAAATGATGGAGCGTTTGATGCAAGCAGTAGGCATGGTTTGGTTTGCTACAGATGATCCCGAGATTTGCTCCCACCCTGCTAATTGTCTCATGGTGAAGATCGGTAAAGAGGTGCCGCTTAGCTCAGTCGAGCATTTCGACCGGGTACGATTCCGACAAAGATTTATGTATTAA
- the acsA gene encoding acetate--CoA ligase, whose protein sequence is MINLHQERIPATATNPNLPNYEAAVESFDWTQIESQFSWYTTGKVNMAYEAIDRHVELGKGDKIALYYSDGERDESYTFAQLSKQSNRFANVLRKLGVTKGDRVFVFMPRTPELYFSAIGALKVGAVVGPLFEAFMETAVKDRLKDSEATAIITTPALYKRIKREELPNLKHIIVFGQDVPKDEGIIDFAEEMASSSDEAEIEWLDREDGLILHYTSGSTGKPKGVYHVQNAMIQHLYTGQVVLDLKENDIYWCTADPGWVTGTSYGIFGPWLNGATNVVRGGRFSPSDWYSIIQKYGVTVWYSAPTAFRMLMGAGDDISKEFDLTSLRHVLSVGEPLNPEVVRWGLKVYGQRIHDTWWMTETGGQLICNYPSMDIKPGSMGKPLPGIKASIIDDSGNEVPPYRMGNLAIQTPWPSMMRKVWNNPSKYEEYFYVKGWYISGDSAYMDEDGYFWFQGRIDDVINTSGERVGPFEVESKLVEHPAVAEAGVIGKPDPMRGEIIKAFIALREGFEASDELKQEISQFVKLGLSAHAAPREIEFKDKLPKTRSGKIMRRVLKAWELNLPTGDLSTIED, encoded by the coding sequence ATGATCAACTTGCATCAAGAAAGAATTCCAGCGACGGCAACAAATCCGAATTTACCAAACTATGAAGCAGCGGTAGAATCTTTTGATTGGACTCAAATCGAAAGTCAGTTTAGCTGGTATACGACAGGCAAAGTTAATATGGCATATGAGGCCATTGATCGACATGTTGAGCTTGGTAAAGGTGACAAAATCGCCCTATACTACAGTGATGGTGAACGAGATGAGTCCTACACCTTTGCTCAGCTAAGCAAGCAATCCAATCGATTTGCAAATGTTTTACGTAAGCTAGGCGTTACTAAGGGGGATCGAGTGTTTGTTTTTATGCCTCGGACGCCTGAGCTTTATTTTAGTGCAATCGGAGCACTTAAGGTTGGTGCAGTGGTTGGACCGTTATTTGAGGCATTTATGGAGACAGCGGTTAAGGATAGGCTGAAGGATAGCGAAGCCACAGCGATCATTACGACCCCCGCCCTATATAAAAGAATTAAGCGTGAAGAGCTGCCGAATCTTAAGCATATTATTGTATTTGGTCAGGATGTGCCTAAGGATGAAGGCATCATTGATTTCGCCGAAGAGATGGCTAGTTCATCGGATGAAGCTGAAATCGAGTGGTTGGATCGTGAGGACGGTCTTATTTTACATTATACTTCTGGATCAACGGGTAAACCGAAGGGCGTCTACCATGTGCAAAACGCAATGATACAGCATCTGTATACAGGCCAAGTTGTACTTGATTTGAAAGAAAATGATATTTACTGGTGCACAGCTGACCCAGGTTGGGTTACAGGCACCTCGTATGGCATTTTTGGACCGTGGCTAAATGGAGCAACTAACGTCGTTCGGGGCGGACGCTTCAGCCCAAGCGATTGGTATAGCATTATTCAAAAATATGGTGTGACCGTGTGGTATAGCGCGCCTACAGCTTTCCGTATGCTTATGGGTGCAGGCGATGATATTTCCAAGGAGTTTGATCTTACCAGCCTGCGGCATGTGCTGAGCGTAGGAGAGCCTCTTAATCCAGAAGTTGTTCGTTGGGGCTTGAAGGTATACGGTCAACGTATTCATGATACTTGGTGGATGACTGAGACGGGTGGGCAGCTTATTTGCAACTATCCGAGCATGGATATTAAGCCGGGCTCGATGGGGAAGCCATTGCCAGGAATTAAAGCATCCATTATTGATGACAGCGGCAATGAGGTTCCGCCATATCGGATGGGCAATTTAGCGATTCAGACGCCTTGGCCGTCTATGATGCGCAAGGTATGGAATAATCCTTCGAAATATGAGGAATATTTTTACGTCAAGGGCTGGTACATCTCGGGGGACTCAGCCTATATGGATGAGGACGGATATTTTTGGTTTCAAGGACGTATAGATGATGTCATCAATACCTCCGGGGAGCGGGTAGGTCCGTTCGAGGTGGAGAGCAAGCTCGTCGAGCATCCGGCAGTAGCGGAGGCAGGTGTTATTGGCAAGCCTGACCCGATGCGCGGTGAAATTATTAAAGCATTTATTGCGCTGCGGGAAGGCTTCGAAGCCTCCGATGAATTGAAGCAGGAGATTTCTCAATTTGTAAAGCTTGGTTTGTCTGCTCATGCTGCGCCTAGAGAAATTGAGTTTAAGGATAAGCTTCCTAAAACACGCAGCGGCAAAATTATGCGCCGGGTTCTCAAAGCCTGGGAGCTGAATTTGCCAACAGGGGATTTGTCTACGATTGAGGATTAG
- a CDS encoding VOC family protein: MIQKRIDHVGVMVRDIEASIAFYTDILGFELKGRTPHSNGVIELAFLGFGHSDETELELIQGYNDSLPAEGKVHHFAITVSDVQAEFDRLQQLEVSFIDEAITTLPNGYRYFFISGPEGERIELFQR, from the coding sequence ATGATACAAAAACGAATCGATCACGTAGGCGTTATGGTTAGAGACATTGAAGCCTCCATCGCCTTTTATACCGACATTCTCGGTTTTGAGCTAAAAGGACGCACACCGCATTCGAATGGAGTTATTGAACTCGCCTTTCTCGGCTTCGGTCATTCCGACGAAACAGAGCTTGAATTAATCCAGGGCTATAACGACAGCCTCCCCGCCGAAGGCAAGGTGCATCATTTTGCCATAACCGTTAGTGATGTACAAGCTGAGTTTGACCGTTTGCAGCAGCTCGAAGTTTCCTTCATTGATGAAGCTATTACGACACTTCCAAATGGCTATCGTTATTTTTTCATTAGCGGACCTGAAGGGGAACGGATCGAATTGTTTCAAAGATAG